Proteins from a genomic interval of Quercus lobata isolate SW786 chromosome 11, ValleyOak3.0 Primary Assembly, whole genome shotgun sequence:
- the LOC115969547 gene encoding uncharacterized protein LOC115969547 — protein sequence MTPKSLFFFSTTLALLILLIPISAQISNPNPKPTQSLSAAHTELTNYGFPVRLLPSSVHGYSINKTSSDFSVELGGDCKITLPPDNYLATYSRTVRGKIVSGKIAELDGIRVRALFRWWSITGIRSTGKDLVFEVGMVSAKYPSKNFDESPDCEGKHSSS from the coding sequence ATGACCCCAAaatccctcttcttcttctccaccaCCCTCGCTCTTCTCATCCTCCTCATACCCATCTCTGCCCAAATCTCCAACCCGAACCCGAAACCGACCCAATCCCTATCCGCGGCCCACACTGAGCTTACCAACTATGGCTTCCCAGTCAGACTCTTACCCTCCTCAGTCCATGGCTACTCCATAAACAAGACCTCCAGCGACTTCTCCGTCGAGCTCGGCGGCGACTGCAAGATCACTCTCCCGCCGGACAACTACCTCGCCACCTATTCCAGGACAGTCAGGGGAAAGATCGTTTCGGGTAAGATCGCTGAGCTCGACGGGATTCGGGTCCGTGCGTTGTTCAGGTGGTGGTCCATCACCGGGATCCGATCCACCGGCAAAGACTTGGTGTTCGAGGTCGGCATGGTCAGCGCCAAGTACCCCTCCAAGAACTTCGACGAGAGCCCCGATTGCGAAGGTAAACACTCCTCTTCGTGA
- the LOC115967926 gene encoding uncharacterized protein LOC115967926 isoform X2 yields MSKGKEKVGGGKQFRWLPPMHEMMLKILTEEAGKGNKPSNTFRAGFFALVAKEITAHFGVECHPVFVENRMRTLRSMWSTIQELRRKSGFGWDENLKMITCDAKTYQEEVMAHRKHAEYLNKKIEFYDELAIVVGKDTATGGFAKSGVDIENEPDNGDDGDSADFVADNVEECVVEKGKNANESSTTGSGISKSRKRGRAASTVDDSVLTDLSDQLKEIAGTLKEINRGPVDYTTLYNEVMAMMAEGYSEDMLATAFDHLCENEKTARGFLAKNARLRKLWLDGYFFSQI; encoded by the exons ATGTCAAAGGGGAAAGAAAAAGTTGGTGGCGGCAAGCAATTTAGGTGGCTGCCACCTATGCATGAGATGATGCTAAAGATACTTACAGAGGAGGCTGGAAAGGGCAATAAGCCCTCTAATACTTTTAGGGCCGGCTTCTTTGCTCTTGTAGCCAAGGAGATAACGGCCCATTTCGGGGTTGAGTGCCACCCTGTATTTGTGGAGAACCGGATGCGGACTCTAAGGTCCATGTGGTCAACTATTCAAGAGCTTAGAAGGAAGAGTGGATTCGGTTGGGACGAAAATCTGAAAATGATAACTTGTGACGCAAAAACATACCAAGAAGAAGTTATG GCACATCGGAAGCATGCCGAGTAtctgaacaaaaaaattgagttttacgATGAATTAGCGATTGTGGTGGGAAAGGACACAGCCACAGGTGGCTTTGCTAAGTCCGGAGTGGATATCGAAAATGAGCCAGATAATGGGGATGATGGGGATAGTGCAGACTTTGTCGCAGATAATGTGGAGGAATGTGTGGTTGAAAAGGGGAAGAACGCAAATGAATCATCCACCACTGGGTCGGGAATTTCCAAGTCCCGCAAAAGAGGGCGTGCAGCTTCTACTGTTGATGATAGTGTGCTGACTGATCTGTCTGATCAGCTGAAGGAAATAGCTGGCACTCTGAAAGAAATTAATCGGGGCCCGGTAGATTATACAACTTTGTATAATGAGGTAATGGCTATGATGGCGGAGGGATATAGCGAAGATATGCTCGCTACTGCCTTCGACCATCTTTGTGAGAATGAGAAGACGGCACGTGGATTTTTAGCCAAGAATGCTAGGTTGAGGAAGCTATGGTTAGAtggttattttttctcacaaatttgA
- the LOC115967926 gene encoding putative nuclease HARBI1 isoform X1 has protein sequence MKPIAFHHLCHILTEGEHLRPTVHMSVTEQVFIFLHIIGHNVRFRVMGSRIYRSTETVHRYFKIVLRGVLKLYRALIRLRSEDTPPEIRNSRRFYPYFKDCVGAIDGTHVRASVPPEIQGRFRGRKDGTTQNVLAAISFDLKFTYVLAGWEGSAHDSRVLNDAFARPGGFSIPNGKFYLGDAGYGNKNGILSPYRSVRYHLKEFSDRPPENAQELFNLQHSSLRTTIERGFGVVKKRFRVLDAEPYWSFPTQVKVVLACCVVHNHIMGVEPNDHIMEDAMNQVELSDHQQETQSHRESVEDSRSWNAKRDEICQAMWSDYIRSEE, from the exons ATGAAGCCTATAGCTTTCCACCACTTATGTCACATCCTCACTGAGGGGGAGCACTTACGTCCGACTGTTCACATGTCTGTTACGGAGCAAGTGTTCATTTTCTTGCACATTATTGGTCATAATGTGAGGTTTCGTGTAATGGGTAGTCGGATCTATAGATCAACTGAGACTGTTCATAGATACTTCAAGATTGTCCTTAGGGGGGTCCTGAAATTATATAGAGCTCTAATAAGACTGCGTAGCGAAGATACACCTCCAGAGATAAGGAATAGCAGAAGGTTTTacccatattttaag GATTGTGTTGGAGCAATAGATGGTACACATGTTCGTGCATCTGTGCCACCTGAAATACAAGGAAGATTTCGTGGTCGCAAAGATGGAACCACGCAAAATGTGTTAGCTGCCATTAGTTTTGACTTAAAGTTCACCTATGTGTTGGCTGGATGGGAAGGCAGTGCACATGATTCACGTGTATTAAATGATGCATTTGCTAGGCCAGGGGGATTTTCAATTCCCAATG gtaaattttatcttggtgatgctgggtatggtaataaaaatggaatattgTCACCGTATCGGAGTGTACGATATCACTTGAAAGAGTTTAGTGATCGTCCTCCTGAGAATGCGCAAGAATTGTTCAACCTCCAACACTCTTCATTGAGAACTACCATTGAGCGAGGGTTTGGAGTGGTGAAAAAACGTTTTCGAGTGTTGGATGCAGAACCATATTGGTCTTTCCCAACCCAAGTGAAAGTAGTGTTAGCGTGTTGTGTggttcataatcacattatgGGGGTTGAACCAAATGACCATATTATGGAAGATGCAATGAACCAAGTAGAGCTTAGTGACCACCAACAAGAAACACAATCCCATCGGGAGTCCGTCGAAGATAGTAGATCATGGAATGCTAAGagagatgagatatgccaagCCATGTGGTCTGATTATATCAGGAGTGAAGAGTAg